In one window of Flavobacterium ginsengisoli DNA:
- a CDS encoding DUF4249 family protein — translation MVVEAAINWEKGTSGKLQVIRLSTTTGYFENTIPVVSNAVVFIENSKNQKFNFTEFNKTGSYVCNDFKPEINEEYTLTVISKGNTYTASETLKSVAPITRIEQKNDGGFTGEDIEIKTYFTDPADEDNFYLFKYVYSNKVTANYYVSEDKFYQGNEIFSNAIDEDLKAGDEVEVTHYGISKQYYNYMNILVSIAGSSIGGPFQSPPATVKGNIINTTDKNNYPLGYFSLGEISTKKYKIQ, via the coding sequence TTGGTAGTTGAAGCGGCTATAAATTGGGAAAAAGGTACTTCTGGAAAATTGCAGGTCATTAGATTATCGACCACAACAGGCTATTTTGAGAATACAATTCCTGTAGTTTCAAATGCCGTAGTATTTATAGAAAACAGTAAGAATCAAAAATTTAATTTTACTGAATTCAACAAAACGGGCAGTTATGTTTGTAATGATTTCAAACCAGAGATTAATGAAGAATACACTTTAACCGTAATTAGCAAAGGAAATACATATACAGCTTCGGAAACTTTAAAATCGGTAGCACCAATTACTCGAATCGAGCAAAAAAATGATGGCGGTTTTACGGGAGAAGATATCGAAATAAAAACGTACTTTACAGATCCTGCAGACGAAGATAATTTTTATTTGTTTAAATATGTTTATTCGAACAAAGTCACTGCAAATTATTATGTTTCTGAAGATAAATTCTATCAAGGAAATGAAATTTTCAGCAACGCCATTGACGAAGATTTAAAAGCAGGAGACGAAGTTGAAGTAACACATTACGGAATTTCTAAGCAATATTATAATTACATGAATATCTTGGTAAGTATAGCTGGAAGCAGTATTGGAGGACCGTTTCAATCTCCACCTGCAACCGTAAAAGGAAACATTATCAATACGACAGACAAAAATAATTATCCGCTGGGGTATTTCTCTCTCGGCGAAATCAGTACAAAAAAGTACAAAATTCAGTAA
- a CDS encoding GyrI-like domain-containing protein, with protein sequence MQPIIKTLAEKKLIGHSIEMSFIENKTFQLWSGFMPHRKEIKNTINPNLYSLEVYSENHFDNFDPNDSFKKWAAVEVSDYENIPEGMETLVVPDGLYAVFLHLGPVAEAHKTYHYIFAEWFPNSEYTVDDRPHFAVMNEKYKKDDPTSEEEIWIPIKNRN encoded by the coding sequence ATGCAACCGATCATCAAAACCTTAGCCGAAAAAAAACTCATTGGACATTCGATAGAAATGTCATTTATCGAGAATAAAACTTTTCAATTATGGAGTGGTTTTATGCCACATCGAAAAGAAATAAAAAATACAATTAATCCTAATTTGTATTCTTTAGAAGTATATTCAGAAAACCATTTTGATAATTTTGATCCTAACGACAGTTTCAAAAAATGGGCCGCTGTAGAAGTTTCAGACTATGAAAATATACCAGAAGGAATGGAAACCTTAGTTGTTCCAGACGGCTTGTATGCGGTTTTTCTTCATTTAGGTCCAGTCGCAGAAGCTCATAAAACCTATCATTATATTTTTGCAGAATGGTTTCCAAATTCTGAATATACTGTAGACGATAGACCACATTTTGCTGTAATGAATGAAAAATACAAAAAAGACGATCCTACTTCTGAAGAAGAAATCTGGATTCCGATAAAAAACCGAAATTAA
- a CDS encoding DinB family protein, translated as MVIESLKSLFNRDLSKLKIEIELYQNESTIWAIDKNISNSAGNLCLHLIGNLNTYIGGEIGKTGYVRDRPLEFSLKDIPKSELILKIENTIEVINNTLGLLTEKDLEEVYPQIVFEKEMTTGFFLIHLSTHLAYHLGQINYHRRLLD; from the coding sequence ATGGTAATAGAATCACTAAAATCTCTTTTCAACAGAGATCTAAGCAAACTGAAAATAGAAATTGAATTATACCAAAACGAAAGTACTATTTGGGCAATCGATAAGAATATTTCAAATTCAGCAGGAAATCTATGCCTGCATTTAATTGGAAATTTAAACACTTATATTGGGGGCGAAATTGGCAAAACGGGTTATGTTCGAGATCGTCCTTTGGAATTTTCACTAAAAGACATTCCTAAATCAGAACTGATTTTAAAAATCGAAAACACCATTGAAGTCATCAACAATACTTTAGGTTTATTAACCGAAAAAGATTTAGAAGAAGTTTATCCGCAAATTGTTTTCGAAAAAGAAATGACAACAGGCTTTTTCCTAATACATCTCTCGACACATTTAGCATATCATTTAGGACAAATTAACTACCACAGAAGACTGTTAGATTAA
- a CDS encoding RidA family protein: MKHLFAFLLLICAFQTKAQTFKNPESLFNPAPYGFSHASSVKTPGELIYISGQSGGLGKQHLLSPDFRIQVKTALENLTVILNNYELKPENVMKITILIVDHSSEKLKIWEEEISKVWKTKPFPASTLIPVSKLALDGMQIEVDAVAFKAN, from the coding sequence ATGAAACATTTATTTGCCTTTCTACTACTTATCTGTGCGTTTCAAACAAAAGCACAAACTTTTAAAAATCCAGAATCTTTATTCAATCCCGCACCTTATGGTTTCAGCCATGCTTCTTCGGTAAAAACACCTGGCGAACTTATTTATATCTCGGGTCAAAGCGGCGGTTTAGGAAAACAACATCTTTTAAGCCCCGATTTTAGAATACAAGTCAAAACTGCACTAGAAAACCTAACTGTCATTTTGAACAACTACGAGTTAAAACCAGAAAATGTAATGAAAATTACAATTCTAATAGTGGATCACTCTTCAGAAAAATTAAAAATTTGGGAAGAAGAAATTAGTAAAGTATGGAAAACCAAACCATTTCCTGCCAGCACATTAATTCCGGTTTCTAAATTAGCTCTTGACGGAATGCAGATCGAAGTCGATGCCGTTGCTTTTAAAGCCAATTAA
- a CDS encoding thiamine diphosphokinase, producing the protein MSSHHIVRDDQEPALIIANGAACDPELLGQLLEWSPLVVVLDSAIERVIELRIKVDVLLGDFDRGFDPEIYKTSQFPIEIVHTPDQDKTDLEKAFDYLIERKIPAVNVVWATGKRADHTITNLTQIVRYRDLLKIVILDDHSKIFLLPTKFEKWYTANTPISLIPIGIVNGIFSSNLKYELNDDTLTMGYRTGSSNSVEKDGIVTITHREGDLLLMECFD; encoded by the coding sequence ATGTCATCACACCACATAGTTCGCGACGATCAAGAACCCGCTTTAATAATTGCAAATGGCGCTGCCTGTGATCCTGAACTATTAGGACAATTGCTAGAATGGTCGCCATTAGTTGTTGTTTTAGATTCGGCTATAGAAAGAGTGATCGAATTACGTATAAAAGTCGATGTTTTACTCGGTGATTTCGATCGCGGTTTTGACCCTGAAATTTATAAAACCTCACAATTTCCAATCGAAATCGTTCACACTCCAGATCAAGACAAAACCGATTTAGAAAAAGCTTTTGATTATCTTATCGAAAGAAAAATTCCTGCCGTAAATGTCGTTTGGGCAACTGGAAAACGAGCCGATCATACGATTACAAACTTGACACAAATTGTTCGTTACCGAGATTTACTAAAAATCGTAATCCTCGACGATCACTCTAAGATATTTCTTCTGCCAACAAAATTTGAAAAATGGTATACTGCAAACACGCCAATTTCACTTATTCCGATTGGCATTGTAAACGGAATTTTTTCATCAAATTTAAAATACGAATTAAACGACGATACACTAACAATGGGCTACAGAACCGGAAGCAGTAATTCTGTCGAAAAAGATGGCATTGTAACCATTACACATCGTGAAGGAGATCTTCTTTTAATGGAATGTTTTGATTAA
- the rlmF gene encoding 23S rRNA (adenine(1618)-N(6))-methyltransferase RlmF produces MKTNDNSEKSNLHPRNLHRNRYDFEKLISNCPELKAFIAVNKYGIETIDFSSPAAVKTLNSALLKTYYNIENWDIPKNYLCPPIPGRADYIHYIADLLAESNNNQIPETSHVLGLDIGTGSNLIYPILGNAIYNWSFVGTDIDQKSIENCAKIIEANPNLIDSISLQQQTEPRFLFKNIITPEDRFTFTMCNPPFHASAEEANKSTSRKVSNLNPKEKRTTNPVLNFGGQNAELWCNGGEIGFITQMIYESAKYPSQVLWFTTLVSKKENLPSIYKTLKKVNAVSVKTIEMSQGQKNSRIVAWSFFENPNSQKSFF; encoded by the coding sequence ATGAAAACAAACGACAATTCCGAAAAAAGCAATTTACACCCAAGAAATCTTCATCGAAACCGATATGATTTTGAAAAACTAATTTCAAATTGCCCAGAATTGAAAGCTTTTATTGCTGTAAACAAATACGGAATCGAAACCATCGATTTCAGCAGTCCAGCTGCAGTAAAAACATTAAACAGCGCTTTACTTAAAACGTATTATAATATTGAGAATTGGGATATTCCTAAAAATTATCTTTGTCCGCCAATTCCAGGACGCGCAGATTACATTCATTATATTGCAGATTTATTAGCCGAAAGCAACAATAATCAAATTCCAGAAACTTCGCATGTTTTAGGACTAGACATCGGAACGGGCTCCAATTTAATCTATCCGATATTAGGAAATGCAATTTACAATTGGAGTTTTGTTGGAACAGATATTGACCAGAAATCAATTGAAAATTGCGCCAAAATTATTGAAGCCAATCCAAATTTAATTGATTCTATAAGTTTACAGCAACAAACAGAACCTCGATTTCTTTTCAAAAACATCATTACGCCCGAAGATCGTTTTACATTTACAATGTGTAATCCGCCTTTTCATGCCTCTGCCGAAGAAGCCAATAAAAGTACTTCCAGAAAGGTTTCCAATTTAAATCCGAAAGAAAAAAGAACTACAAATCCAGTTTTAAACTTTGGAGGACAAAATGCCGAATTATGGTGTAACGGCGGAGAAATCGGATTCATTACACAAATGATTTACGAAAGTGCGAAATATCCATCGCAAGTTTTATGGTTCACGACTTTAGTTTCCAAAAAAGAAAATCTTCCTTCGATTTATAAAACTTTAAAGAAAGTAAATGCCGTTTCTGTCAAAACAATCGAAATGTCGCAAGGACAAAAAAACAGCCGAATTGTAGCTTGGAGTTTTTTTGAAAACCCAAATTCTCAGAAAAGTTTCTTTTAA
- a CDS encoding uroporphyrinogen decarboxylase has protein sequence MAEYIGYLASVFIVGGFLLKNLRAIRFINMFGCICFVIYGIFLNDYRDFNQWLWPVIIPNAILAFVQIYYLTSKNDKS, from the coding sequence ATGGCAGAATACATTGGTTATCTCGCATCTGTATTTATTGTTGGAGGCTTTCTACTCAAAAATCTTAGAGCTATTCGGTTCATTAATATGTTTGGCTGTATCTGTTTTGTAATCTACGGCATCTTTTTAAACGACTACAGAGATTTCAATCAATGGCTTTGGCCGGTAATTATTCCGAATGCCATTTTAGCGTTTGTACAGATTTATTATCTGACTTCTAAAAATGATAAATCTTAA
- a CDS encoding alpha/beta fold hydrolase: protein MLKLYSRLAVILFLVTSCASKKVKFEDYVFKTKSEELKYQSAYDKALKLWNIPYTEEDVKTSFGTAHVVIAGPKNGKSLVLLHGMDASSTMWYPNIKVLAKNHRIYAIDFIMEPNRSNLTAKPLSSDDIVVYYNEIFDHYKLKKFDLIGASRGGWIATLLAIQKPNSINKIVLLSPAQTFKFIDKVRKTTSALMLKLFPSEKKFSKTLSTFSTHPENISRIYKRQFYLANKYAKSNSSMLKMLPFSNKELESIQNPVLVLIGDKDVINSEESLEIAQKHLPNCKTKIVNDAGHFLTIDQPKVINDAIINFLD, encoded by the coding sequence ATGTTAAAACTATATTCTCGTTTAGCAGTCATCTTATTCCTAGTAACAAGTTGCGCTTCAAAAAAAGTAAAATTTGAAGACTATGTTTTTAAAACCAAAAGCGAAGAACTAAAATACCAATCTGCTTACGACAAAGCTTTAAAACTTTGGAACATTCCTTATACTGAAGAAGATGTAAAAACCAGTTTTGGTACCGCTCATGTAGTAATTGCAGGTCCAAAAAATGGAAAAAGTCTGGTTTTACTTCATGGAATGGACGCCAGTTCTACCATGTGGTATCCAAACATTAAAGTTTTAGCCAAAAATCATCGCATTTACGCGATCGATTTTATTATGGAACCTAATAGATCCAATCTAACGGCAAAACCGCTTTCATCAGACGATATTGTTGTTTATTACAACGAAATTTTCGATCATTATAAATTAAAGAAATTCGACCTCATCGGCGCTTCTCGAGGCGGATGGATTGCGACATTATTAGCGATTCAAAAACCAAATTCTATAAATAAAATTGTTTTATTGAGTCCCGCGCAAACCTTTAAATTTATAGATAAAGTCAGAAAAACAACTTCGGCATTAATGCTGAAACTTTTTCCAAGCGAAAAAAAATTCAGCAAAACATTATCAACTTTTTCAACTCATCCAGAAAACATAAGCCGCATTTATAAAAGACAGTTTTACTTGGCCAATAAATATGCAAAATCAAACTCCAGCATGTTAAAAATGCTTCCGTTTTCAAACAAAGAATTAGAATCTATACAAAACCCAGTTTTGGTTTTAATTGGTGACAAAGACGTTATTAATTCAGAAGAAAGTCTGGAAATAGCGCAGAAGCATTTGCCCAACTGTAAAACCAAAATAGTAAATGATGCCGGACATTTTCTAACCATCGATCAACCTAAAGTCATTAATGATGCGATTATTAATTTTTTAGATTAG